The genomic stretch GGCAAACGTTTGTGAGATTTGCGGTAAAGGGGAACGTAGCGGTTTCAATGTAAGTCACTCCCATCTGAAAACGAAGCGCACCTGGAAACCCAACATTCAAAAAGTCCGGGC from Acetonema longum DSM 6540 encodes the following:
- the rpmB gene encoding 50S ribosomal protein L28, which encodes MANVCEICGKGERSGFNVSHSHLKTKRTWKPNIQKVRAMVNGKVKQLNTCTRCLRSGKIQRAM